A region of Sulfitobacter faviae DNA encodes the following proteins:
- the xdhA gene encoding xanthine dehydrogenase small subunit encodes MDYQRDIRFILNGTEMSLADVPASQTLLDFLRLDRRLTGSKEGCAEGDCGACTVLVGRLGTAGLVYEPINACIRFLASLHGCHVVTVEHLSGPEGRLHPVQEAMIDHHGSQCGFCTPGFVMSLYALWMQTPEPTSQEVETALQGNLCRCTGYEPIIQAAVAVSRYGTPSSDLLNAEREEITARLQALHSKKRIVSGPEDNLSIIPADVDDLADCLLSYPNATIVAGSTDVGLWVTKFLRQIGPAIFTGHLNALKTVERQGDQLIIGAGASYTDCQAVLSEHLPHLIPYWNRIAGWQVRNMGTVGGNIANGSPIGDTPPVLIALGAQITLRHGDARRNMPLEKFFIDYGKQDRAAAEFVESIQVPLPGSDDLNAAYKISKRRDEDISSVAVGIHMTVTESVISNARITFGGMAATPKRAKAAETALNGQRWTREIFEAAAAALAEDFEPLTDWRASSRYRKLTAQNLLRRFYLEQDAQSAAPVQLINA; translated from the coding sequence GTGGACTATCAACGCGACATTCGTTTCATCCTTAACGGCACAGAGATGTCTTTGGCTGACGTACCAGCCAGCCAAACCCTTCTCGATTTTCTCCGGCTCGACCGCCGCCTGACCGGGTCAAAGGAAGGCTGCGCCGAAGGCGATTGCGGCGCTTGTACCGTGCTTGTGGGTCGCCTTGGCACTGCCGGCTTGGTGTATGAACCGATCAATGCCTGCATTCGCTTTCTGGCCTCCCTCCACGGGTGCCATGTGGTCACGGTCGAGCATCTCTCCGGCCCAGAGGGTCGGTTGCACCCCGTCCAAGAAGCGATGATCGACCATCACGGCAGCCAATGTGGCTTTTGCACGCCCGGATTTGTCATGTCGCTCTATGCGCTCTGGATGCAGACGCCCGAACCAACGTCGCAAGAGGTTGAAACGGCGTTGCAAGGCAATCTTTGCCGTTGCACCGGCTACGAGCCGATTATTCAGGCGGCTGTGGCCGTGTCGCGCTATGGCACGCCATCGTCGGATTTGCTGAACGCCGAACGCGAAGAGATAACAGCGCGCCTGCAGGCGCTTCATTCCAAAAAACGCATCGTCTCTGGTCCCGAAGATAACCTAAGCATCATTCCGGCGGACGTGGACGATCTGGCCGATTGCCTGTTGAGCTATCCGAACGCCACCATCGTCGCGGGGTCTACCGATGTCGGGCTATGGGTGACAAAGTTCCTACGGCAAATCGGACCTGCGATTTTTACCGGCCATCTGAACGCCTTGAAAACAGTCGAACGACAGGGGGATCAACTGATCATCGGGGCTGGCGCTAGCTATACCGATTGTCAGGCCGTCCTGTCGGAGCACCTGCCACATCTTATCCCATATTGGAACCGTATCGCGGGTTGGCAGGTGCGTAATATGGGCACGGTTGGGGGCAACATCGCGAATGGCTCTCCGATTGGCGATACCCCGCCCGTCCTGATTGCGCTTGGGGCCCAGATCACGCTGCGGCACGGCGATGCCCGTCGCAACATGCCCCTGGAGAAGTTTTTCATCGACTATGGCAAGCAGGATCGCGCAGCGGCGGAATTTGTCGAAAGCATTCAGGTTCCCCTGCCCGGCTCCGACGATTTGAACGCCGCCTACAAAATATCAAAACGGCGTGACGAGGATATCTCATCGGTGGCCGTGGGCATCCATATGACAGTTACCGAAAGCGTGATCAGCAATGCCCGCATTACCTTTGGCGGCATGGCGGCAACGCCTAAACGTGCGAAGGCCGCGGAAACTGCGCTGAACGGTCAGCGCTGGACGCGCGAGATCTTTGAGGCCGCGGCAGCAGCGCTGGCCGAGGATTTCGAACCGCTCACCGATTGGCGCGCCTCTTCGCGGTATCGAAAGCTCACGGCGCAGAACCTGCTGCGCCGGTTCTATCTTGAACAGGATGCGCAGAGCGCCGCTCCCGTTCAACTTATCAACGCTTAA